ACCGATTAACTCTGCCAGTAAATCATCAGATGACACCTCAAAAATCTCATCTTCTATGTCACTTAAACGCTCTTCTAACGCTAACATCACAGCTAAATAATCAACCACAATTTGGCGCATGAGATCAAAGCACACTTGACTCATATCAGCATTATCAAGCTGACCATGCTCAGAGATCCGTTGGGTAACCTTACTGACACTGACTGACGGTTTAATATGTTGAGTGACTAAAAAGTGATCATTTACATGCAGTAGTAACTGGCTGCGTTCAAGCAGAAGATACTCTTCTCGGTCCATAAGCTCATGGGTGAGCAAGTATGAATGTGTCTCATATTCTTCAAACTGCGGAGGATGACGTTCACGTTGCGCGTCTTCAAAATCGAGATGATCGATACCAAAGTAAGGATATTGCTTAAAAAATGCTTGGCTATGTTGACTGGTAATATCGACCCATATTAAGTGCTGTTGTGGGTCATATTCAGCCATAAGGGCCTCATCTCCTTGAGATAATAATAGACCTTGTGCATTGAATAACATTATCTTTATTGCCATGAATAGCCCTTTTAACAACTCATTATTGCAGTAAAAATAGCCTAGTTTACCCTTTCAAGCTCAGCAATCGTCTCAATATGTTGTTTAATCTGCTCAAAATGACTATTAACCCAAGCACTGCTAATTGGTCCCCAGGTCGATATGCGATAATAACCATCATTATGACGTTGGCCTTGTTGCACAAAGTCCACTTCAATCCCAATATCGACAAATGCCGCTATTGCATCTTGCAATGTTCTTCTGGGCATCAGAGTCAGTTTTTGCAGGCTTAATAAGTTGTGCTGTTCTTCATCAAGCAAATGCGCTAAATATAATTTCCGTAAAAATGCTTTTTGCGATTTATTGATCACGTAATTATTTGAAAACATCTTTTACACGCCCTATTGTCTCTATATCACTCAGTTGAAATTACTGTATCAATAGCCCGTCACGCAAGCACTATTACTGGAGTGGCTTTATTACTGCATAATTAATTACTGATTGTTAAGCCACGGCATTGATTTATCGATACCTAAGATGATTAACACTACCTAAGTTACGACAATCTAGTTATAGTTTTTAATCATAGAAATAGCAGACATGGATAGCGAACAAACATGGATACTCCGCCGCACGTGAAGAGCCCATTAGAGCAACCACCAATCAATGAGCCTGCAATAATAAGCGATACCGCTATATTATCCGCAGAAAAATTGTCAGCAGAAAAAGAATCATCAACAAATATTTATGATCATGGTCGACGTTTATCTCAAGCCGATTACATTCAGCTGGCCGACTTACCACTGAGCAATATTGATGCTAACTATCCTAAGTTATTGCTCATCATTAGTACGCTTATAGCAGTGGTTGCCTTATCGCTATTAAGTGTATTTCAATTAATCGCTCAACCACTGCCATTAATGATAGCCCTAGTAGGGCTAGTTTCAGTAACCTTGTTGGCCGCTATAATCATTAAACTTATCCACCTCAAAGCCAGCAAAATTGCTTATGGATTGTTTAAACATGAAATGGTGCTGCGTGAAGGATTATTTTGGATATCGACAACAGCGCTGCCCTATACTCGGCTGCAACATGTTAATTTGTCTCAGGGACCTCTTGAGCGAAAATACAACTTGGTCACCTTAAAATGCTTTAGTGCTGGCAGTGGATTAGCTGAAATAGATTTACCAGGCCTCAATGCTGATTTAGCTGAACATTTACGCCAACACTTATTAAGCCAAGCGGCAGCGAGTCACCCGTCAGGCATCGCCAAAGATGATATGGTTGAAACAAGGGCTCCTAACCAAGAAACTGATACTTTATCCATTTATCCTGCGCAACAGGATAACCATAATGGATAAGCCATCAACAGCAGATAACCATCAGCCGCATGGAACGGAAGCCGTTGTCACTGTTCAACCAGTTGATGCAGCCAGCAGCGATATTAATCATACGCTAACCGATAACATCAATATCGCAAGTGATTTACAGCAATGGCAAGCACTGTCAGCGTGGTCTATCGTCAGTAATATTTTCAGTACCTTAAAAAGCATCCTTAGCAATGGCTTTGCTATTGTGCCCATTGTTTACACTGGATGGAAACAAGGTTTTGACATGCAATGGGGCATATTGGCGTCTGGCATACTATTATTGCTGGTGACATTATTGGCGATAATAGAATGGCGTAAATTTCGCTTTCGTCTTAATAACCATCAACTTGAAGTAAAACGCGGCTTATTGTTTACTAAAAAAGATGAAATACCCCTTAGCCGTATTCAAAATATTCGTTATGAACAACCCTTTTATTTTAAGCCACTGTCACTTGGAACCTTAGTGATTGAAACTGCAGGATCTAAGAATGATGAGGCTCACTTAGCGGCTTTAGATACCCAACAAGCGCAAACCCTAAAACGTTTGCTGCTAAATTTACCCCACGCAAAAACACTATCAACAAGTGAACATTCACAGGTTAACGAACAAGAGAGCGCAGATACCTCCCAGACTGTCGTGCGTAAAAGTTTATGGGACTTAGTGTTATTTGGCTTTTATCAAAACAACTTTATTTGGTTTGCAGTCATTGCCGGCCCCATAGCAGGCCAAGTCAATTGGGATAACATATTCGACTCACCAGTGGCGCAGCAATTTTGGCTATGGGCCCAACAACAAACCCATCAAAATATTGCCCTACAAACCATCATGGTCATAGTGGTGTTGTTTGGGGTTTACAGCTTGTTTTCGTTAATTTCAATTATCGCGGCAATCTTAAAATATCATCCATATCAGCTCGACAAACATGATGATACTTTGCAGCGCAGTGGCGGTGTGATTTCACATCAACAAGATGCCTTGGCTATAAGGCGTATTCAATTAGTACATGTTCAACAACCTATCATTGCACGTTTATTTAACCGCTGGACCTTATACTTCAAACAAGTCAAAGGCCATGAGGTTGAACATAAGACCAAGCAACACATGTTAGTTCCAAGCGTTAAGTCAGCTGAAATAGAATCTCTTTTGGCAAAAATACCTCACCTCAGCGGTGGAGCAAGCGCACTGCCCAACAGTTACTCGCCTATTCATGTTAATTGGCTAACCAGAAGAATCGCGCTGCCACTGACCCTAGCCAGTGTAATCAGTATCGTGGGGTATTATGGCCATCAAAGCCTTGGTTTTTTTGAAGTGATTTGGTTTGCCGCCATCATGGTAATAGTCGCACTGTTTATCCGCTATAAACAGTGGGGTTATGTCGTAGCAGATCAGGTGATTTGGCAACACAGTGGCTTTTTAGGTCAACAATGGAAACGAGTCACATTTGAAAAAGTTCAACACGTTTCTATTACTCAAACTCAAAGCCAAAAACAGGCTAAACTAGCATATGTTGAAGTTGGGTTAGCCAGTGGCAGTGTGGTGTTCCCATATATACCAATACAAGTGGCCGAACTGATTATTACACGATCACTTAATGCAACGAGTCACGATAACCGCAATTGGATTTAGCAAAATGAATCAAATAATAACAAGTGTTACCCCAGACCATGTAATTGATTTTTGGTTTGTGCAACTATCCTCTAAGCAATGGTGGATAAAGGATTTAGCGCTTGATTTGCAGATAAAACAAGCTTTTAGCACCACGCTTGATGCAGCCGTAAAAGGTGAATTACAACATTGGCGTACTAATGCTCAAGGCCGATTAGCTGAAATTATCGTGCTAGACCAATTTTCACGAAATATTCATCGCGATACCCCAGCGGCATTTGCCGCTGACAATATCGCATTAGTACTTGCACAAGAAGCTGTAACATTAGGCTGTTTAGCTCAGTTACCAACACAACAAGCGGGCTTTTTAATCATGCCCTACATGCATAGTGAATCAATGATAATCCACCAACAAGGCTTGCCATTATTTGAGCAATATGCGCCCAATAATCTGCCCAGCCAACAGCAACATCAAGCTATTATCGCGCAATTTAATCGTTATCCACATCGAAATAAAATATTAGGGCGCGACTCTACAACTGCCGAAATCGAATTTTTAACTCAACCCGGCTCTAGCTTTTAAGCAGATTAAAAGCATCGTTTGGTAATACCCTAGCCAGCTTCAACAAGCCATGCTATTTAACCACTAATACCGGGCAATCAGCTTTATTGGCAATGGCTTCGGCTACATTATCATGTAAAAAATGAGCCAACCCGCTTCTGCCATGACTGGCAATTACTACCATACCAATATCACCTTTATTGGCTTCGGCTAAAATTTCGGTAATCGCATCGCCACGGCGGATAAC
The Shewanella vesiculosa DNA segment above includes these coding regions:
- a CDS encoding magnesium transporter CorA family protein, with translation MAIKIMLFNAQGLLLSQGDEALMAEYDPQQHLIWVDITSQHSQAFFKQYPYFGIDHLDFEDAQRERHPPQFEEYETHSYLLTHELMDREEYLLLERSQLLLHVNDHFLVTQHIKPSVSVSKVTQRISEHGQLDNADMSQVCFDLMRQIVVDYLAVMLALEERLSDIEDEIFEVSSDDLLAELIGYSSKLQKAKRSFSYLEEILQQLLRDDSHQHIKMDYQQLSYLYNQFERLSSRASLYQGLVDSLINGFISVSAHKTNRVMMTLTLVTAVFLPLTLVAGIYGMNFDNMPELKWRFGYFAVLILMAVIAVSGLWIAKIKRWY
- a CDS encoding winged helix-turn-helix domain-containing protein; translated protein: MFSNNYVINKSQKAFLRKLYLAHLLDEEQHNLLSLQKLTLMPRRTLQDAIAAFVDIGIEVDFVQQGQRHNDGYYRISTWGPISSAWVNSHFEQIKQHIETIAELERVN
- a CDS encoding PH domain-containing protein yields the protein MDTPPHVKSPLEQPPINEPAIISDTAILSAEKLSAEKESSTNIYDHGRRLSQADYIQLADLPLSNIDANYPKLLLIISTLIAVVALSLLSVFQLIAQPLPLMIALVGLVSVTLLAAIIIKLIHLKASKIAYGLFKHEMVLREGLFWISTTALPYTRLQHVNLSQGPLERKYNLVTLKCFSAGSGLAEIDLPGLNADLAEHLRQHLLSQAAASHPSGIAKDDMVETRAPNQETDTLSIYPAQQDNHNG
- a CDS encoding PH domain-containing protein, yielding MDKPSTADNHQPHGTEAVVTVQPVDAASSDINHTLTDNINIASDLQQWQALSAWSIVSNIFSTLKSILSNGFAIVPIVYTGWKQGFDMQWGILASGILLLLVTLLAIIEWRKFRFRLNNHQLEVKRGLLFTKKDEIPLSRIQNIRYEQPFYFKPLSLGTLVIETAGSKNDEAHLAALDTQQAQTLKRLLLNLPHAKTLSTSEHSQVNEQESADTSQTVVRKSLWDLVLFGFYQNNFIWFAVIAGPIAGQVNWDNIFDSPVAQQFWLWAQQQTHQNIALQTIMVIVVLFGVYSLFSLISIIAAILKYHPYQLDKHDDTLQRSGGVISHQQDALAIRRIQLVHVQQPIIARLFNRWTLYFKQVKGHEVEHKTKQHMLVPSVKSAEIESLLAKIPHLSGGASALPNSYSPIHVNWLTRRIALPLTLASVISIVGYYGHQSLGFFEVIWFAAIMVIVALFIRYKQWGYVVADQVIWQHSGFLGQQWKRVTFEKVQHVSITQTQSQKQAKLAYVEVGLASGSVVFPYIPIQVAELIITRSLNATSHDNRNWI
- a CDS encoding DUF924 family protein; the protein is MNQIITSVTPDHVIDFWFVQLSSKQWWIKDLALDLQIKQAFSTTLDAAVKGELQHWRTNAQGRLAEIIVLDQFSRNIHRDTPAAFAADNIALVLAQEAVTLGCLAQLPTQQAGFLIMPYMHSESMIIHQQGLPLFEQYAPNNLPSQQQHQAIIAQFNRYPHRNKILGRDSTTAEIEFLTQPGSSF